The Aggregatilinea lenta genome includes a region encoding these proteins:
- a CDS encoding WD40 repeat domain-containing protein — translation MKMLYRVCILSLILGLSVPSFNVAAQSDARITVAVTWSPDGETLAIGGSTASGQGAIWLYGDLGTAIDTIDLPDSVFSVSWSHDGEQLAARYDTEGGTRLAIWDWRTLDPDRPSVTTEDLFGVSDSYRIVWSPTDRYIAANGSSWVYIIDTATGSQVAQLYDEERTGTVGVVDVEWAADEQSIYVLYGGRDANQLLQWDINNAQVIRTVLSGASYSFPIAMQQSPDAQWLAVSVTLGSVFLLSGPDFKVERELYVQQGESEVPYVAYLFWLENSVGLLGLAYDGTSYLWDVDTSDLLTRDTLISDEAIFISDAATSPYGGRLAVATRWRPTALSSTPSYESYITYQSWLDGMLRVTVPAPSFDRLNAIAQSCALNAITPNASLATLTAVPVNESTVAGFVASVNALPDDAMSSACRSDILAIAETLQSHD, via the coding sequence ATGAAGATGTTATATAGAGTCTGCATTCTATCTCTTATATTGGGTCTCAGCGTGCCGAGTTTCAACGTGGCAGCGCAAAGCGATGCCCGAATTACTGTCGCGGTTACTTGGAGTCCGGACGGAGAAACACTGGCGATCGGCGGTAGCACCGCCAGCGGACAGGGTGCCATCTGGCTGTATGGCGATCTCGGCACAGCAATTGATACCATTGATCTACCTGATAGTGTGTTTAGTGTTAGCTGGAGTCACGATGGGGAACAATTGGCGGCACGTTATGACACAGAAGGTGGCACACGGCTAGCTATCTGGGATTGGAGAACGCTTGACCCGGACAGGCCGTCTGTCACCACGGAGGATCTTTTCGGAGTAAGCGATAGTTATCGGATTGTATGGTCACCGACGGATCGTTATATTGCTGCAAACGGTTCGTCTTGGGTTTATATCATCGATACTGCAACCGGCAGTCAGGTTGCGCAATTGTACGATGAGGAACGCACTGGAACAGTGGGCGTTGTTGATGTCGAATGGGCAGCTGATGAGCAATCCATTTATGTGTTGTACGGAGGTCGGGACGCCAACCAGCTCTTGCAATGGGACATCAACAATGCTCAGGTGATTCGAACGGTTTTGTCCGGAGCTTCCTACTCTTTCCCTATCGCAATGCAGCAAAGTCCAGATGCTCAGTGGTTGGCTGTCAGTGTGACGCTCGGTTCGGTCTTCTTGCTGAGTGGGCCTGATTTTAAAGTGGAACGAGAACTTTACGTGCAACAAGGTGAAAGCGAAGTGCCCTATGTGGCATACCTGTTCTGGTTAGAAAACAGTGTGGGGTTGCTAGGACTGGCGTACGATGGCACTTCGTATCTTTGGGATGTGGATACAAGTGATTTACTAACTCGGGACACCTTGATTTCCGATGAGGCTATCTTCATAAGCGATGCTGCTACCAGTCCATATGGTGGGCGGCTAGCAGTAGCCACGAGATGGCGGCCTACAGCATTGTCATCGACACCATCATACGAGTCTTATATAACGTACCAATCTTGGCTAGATGGCATGCTTCGGGTGACAGTTCCTGCTCCGTCGTTTGATCGGCTTAATGCTATAGCCCAATCGTGTGCACTGAATGCTATCACACCCAATGCCTCTCTTGCCACGTTAACTGCCGTCCCAGTCAATGAATCCACTGTAGCAGGCTTCGTCGCATCAGTAAACGCGCTGCCAGATGATGCGATGTCCTCCGCTTGTCGCTCTGATATTTTGGCTATAGCAGAAACGCTACAATCACACGACTAG
- a CDS encoding DUF2958 domain-containing protein: MAWFKKEEPTPFDELPLAGLFFLDGDVLAKLWGRDWTAGEKYPMIAFPSGEEFELWASGNPEKGGIVHIFGEMDLPFRSTRDEAFRQANHVGEQCGYITRQIGENQLEVWGNDDDEHFLITYNNEASEIQDINKVKPEQSAPRPRIPLFPDEIRAQLPPLYSGEEQGLEAKALVKFFTPDSNWTWYASEFDGEDRFFGLMSGFEVELGYFSLSELESVKGPLGLPIERDKFFEPTSLRQLQEQHRRDHLR; this comes from the coding sequence ATGGCATGGTTCAAGAAAGAAGAACCCACACCCTTTGACGAGTTACCCCTCGCAGGCTTATTTTTCCTGGATGGCGATGTACTGGCCAAGCTCTGGGGGCGGGATTGGACAGCGGGCGAAAAGTACCCCATGATTGCCTTCCCCTCCGGGGAAGAGTTCGAGCTGTGGGCAAGCGGCAATCCCGAAAAAGGCGGCATCGTGCACATTTTCGGTGAAATGGATCTGCCGTTCAGGAGCACGCGCGACGAAGCGTTTCGCCAGGCCAACCACGTCGGCGAGCAGTGCGGCTACATCACTCGCCAGATCGGCGAGAACCAACTGGAAGTCTGGGGCAACGACGATGATGAACACTTCCTGATCACCTACAACAACGAAGCGAGCGAAATCCAGGACATTAACAAAGTCAAGCCCGAACAAAGCGCCCCACGCCCTCGTATTCCCCTGTTCCCCGATGAAATCCGCGCTCAACTGCCACCGCTGTACAGCGGCGAGGAACAAGGGCTGGAAGCAAAAGCGCTGGTCAAGTTTTTCACGCCCGATAGCAACTGGACCTGGTACGCTTCCGAGTTTGACGGTGAAGATAGATTCTTCGGTCTGATGAGCGGGTTTGAAGTCGAGCTCGGTTATTTCTCCCTGTCTGAGTTGGAATCAGTGAAGGGTCCATTAGGGTTGCCCATCGAGCGCGACAAGTTCTTTGAGCCGACCAGCCTTCGGCAATTACAGGAGCAACACCGGAGGGATCACCTGCGGTAG
- a CDS encoding type II toxin-antitoxin system VapC family toxin: MTATSTERRRYQVLIDSDAFVGWLYAKDSHHAEASRIFTRLEDKRLVPVVTSLVVAEAATVLSHREGQPLARTFLDLVQRYPIIHITRPLQQHALNLFQAQKARGTSVTDCANVVVMRQYQIPTIFSFDKVYPKAFGLKPAA, encoded by the coding sequence GTGACCGCGACCTCGACTGAGCGCCGACGGTACCAGGTGCTAATCGATAGCGATGCGTTCGTCGGCTGGTTGTATGCAAAAGACAGCCATCACGCTGAGGCGTCCCGGATTTTTACCCGGTTGGAAGATAAGCGTCTGGTACCAGTGGTCACCAGCCTGGTCGTGGCCGAAGCGGCCACGGTGCTCAGCCACCGGGAGGGACAACCCCTCGCGCGAACCTTTCTAGACCTGGTCCAACGCTACCCAATCATTCACATCACGAGGCCGCTCCAACAGCACGCGCTCAACCTGTTTCAGGCTCAAAAAGCCCGAGGGACGAGCGTGACCGATTGTGCCAATGTGGTGGTCATGCGGCAGTATCAAATCCCCACGATCTTCAGTTTCGATAAGGTGTATCCCAAAGCCTTTGGACTAAAGCCTGCCGCTTGA
- a CDS encoding type II toxin-antitoxin system Phd/YefM family antitoxin — MAGSTRTTTISAVEARKQFGQVLNRAHYGGESFIIRRAGKVMVRITPVSDEAEPQAEGMSPSELDALYAATRRVKGVCKTPVSDASETIDELLYGENGAWRGSDRDLD; from the coding sequence ATGGCAGGTTCTACACGTACCACCACCATCAGCGCCGTTGAAGCGCGCAAACAGTTCGGCCAAGTGCTGAACCGCGCCCATTATGGCGGCGAGAGTTTTATAATCCGGCGAGCAGGCAAGGTGATGGTCCGGATTACCCCGGTCAGTGATGAAGCTGAACCTCAGGCTGAGGGGATGAGCCCCTCTGAGCTGGATGCCCTGTATGCCGCGACGCGCCGCGTCAAGGGCGTTTGCAAAACACCGGTCAGCGATGCGTCTGAGACCATCGATGAACTGCTGTATGGTGAAAACGGCGCCTGGAGAGGCAGTGACCGCGACCTCGACTGA
- a CDS encoding helix-turn-helix domain-containing protein: MPDELHETAGEEAAQQLITLSEAAERFGLSHSHLRLLVRQGKVWGTKLGFSWVTTEAAVNTYLATDRRPGPKKNE; encoded by the coding sequence ATGCCTGACGAACTCCATGAAACTGCCGGGGAAGAGGCTGCCCAGCAATTAATTACCTTATCCGAAGCTGCTGAACGTTTCGGTCTCTCACACAGCCACCTACGTTTGTTGGTGCGCCAAGGAAAAGTTTGGGGGACGAAGCTAGGCTTTAGCTGGGTCACTACTGAAGCGGCAGTAAACACTTATTTGGCGACCGATAGGCGTCCAGGGCCGAAAAAGAACGAGTAG
- a CDS encoding recombinase family protein produces MSSKKVKKYPKRQVALCYVRLSYTRDDEDKNSPERQRANIEAFLKRKGWIGEWYEDVGGHKSARKEVNRPEWLRLKARLADPDVVALVANDLSRLHRKGWRVGDLVDYLEKQDLALVLAAPGREVDTSTAMGRLFIQFTAIIDEYYAEDISQRAKDSVSYRKARGISIGRPPFGTIRGQDGYLQPSQEGAWLLADGSFAKGTADEPPEDGAIWRHYYEAAERILFLYATGNYGLEKIAYKLNEEAWAYRDRTGEPRSVYRDDVRRVVANWPEYGGIVMDKKAKDRRVYEGFQADEIPFNPERAVFPLDVLRSVARTRQERTIRRSDEGVNKLTHFYPLSAITYCAHCVRRAAAQDDPRLRSALGGSDTYGKIRYRHKAGVKCGCHNRSVLCEIYEADFERLIKLLTIRPEKLELMTRLAIEFDKANGFFDEERDLEQEKEEAIALSRRRIEAAVVLFGDGMISPEEYRRRVELNEREIAHWQARTTETEKVALELAMCAEALDKLVRLWDISNEEDRQGLVRSLFDEIVYDLDTQRIVDFRLKPWADRYVVLRAALYEEDDGEGDGTTSGAGDFGDADAPQATLSTNEAAGELESPMGHKSLVVLRPERLCFSGLCSPLTPLSSSLDSSPELSSLGGSAAPSSSPYNAARSSKNRLAQGLRLKSTICCLSRS; encoded by the coding sequence ATGTCCAGTAAAAAGGTGAAAAAATACCCGAAACGCCAGGTTGCTCTATGTTACGTTCGCCTGTCGTACACGCGCGACGATGAGGACAAGAACAGTCCAGAGCGGCAGCGGGCCAACATCGAAGCTTTCCTGAAACGGAAGGGCTGGATAGGGGAGTGGTACGAAGACGTGGGCGGCCATAAGTCGGCGCGCAAAGAGGTGAACCGTCCTGAGTGGCTGCGCCTGAAAGCCCGTCTGGCAGATCCTGACGTTGTGGCCTTGGTGGCCAACGATCTTTCGCGGCTGCATCGCAAAGGCTGGCGAGTAGGGGACTTGGTGGACTATCTGGAAAAGCAAGACCTGGCGCTGGTATTGGCGGCTCCTGGTCGAGAGGTCGACACTTCGACGGCTATGGGGCGCCTGTTCATCCAGTTCACGGCGATCATTGACGAGTATTACGCCGAGGACATCTCTCAGCGCGCCAAAGATAGCGTCTCGTACCGGAAGGCTCGAGGGATCAGTATTGGCAGGCCCCCTTTTGGCACGATACGCGGCCAAGATGGCTACCTTCAACCCAGCCAGGAAGGCGCATGGCTGCTCGCAGATGGCAGTTTTGCGAAAGGAACAGCTGACGAGCCGCCGGAAGATGGAGCAATCTGGCGACATTACTATGAGGCTGCCGAGAGAATCCTGTTTCTGTATGCGACCGGCAATTACGGCCTGGAGAAGATTGCCTACAAGCTCAACGAAGAAGCTTGGGCCTATCGGGATCGCACCGGAGAACCGCGTTCCGTCTATCGCGACGATGTGCGGCGTGTTGTTGCGAACTGGCCGGAATACGGCGGCATCGTGATGGACAAAAAAGCGAAAGACCGGCGCGTGTACGAGGGCTTCCAGGCTGATGAAATCCCGTTCAACCCTGAGCGTGCGGTGTTTCCCCTTGATGTGTTGCGGTCCGTGGCACGGACGCGCCAGGAACGCACGATTCGCCGTTCGGATGAGGGTGTCAATAAGCTGACTCATTTCTACCCGTTATCAGCGATCACCTACTGTGCGCATTGTGTTCGCCGGGCAGCGGCGCAGGATGATCCCAGACTGCGCAGTGCCCTGGGTGGGAGTGATACCTACGGCAAGATACGTTACCGCCACAAGGCAGGTGTAAAGTGTGGCTGCCACAACCGGTCGGTGCTGTGTGAGATCTATGAGGCCGACTTCGAGCGACTTATCAAGCTGCTGACGATTCGCCCCGAGAAGCTGGAGCTTATGACTCGGCTCGCTATCGAGTTCGACAAAGCGAACGGTTTCTTTGACGAAGAACGAGACCTCGAACAGGAAAAGGAAGAGGCGATTGCGTTGAGCCGTCGTCGCATCGAAGCCGCTGTTGTTTTATTCGGCGATGGAATGATTAGTCCTGAGGAATACCGGAGGCGTGTTGAGCTAAACGAACGCGAAATCGCGCATTGGCAGGCCCGCACAACCGAAACAGAAAAGGTGGCACTTGAGTTGGCAATGTGTGCTGAAGCCCTGGATAAGCTGGTTCGGCTTTGGGACATCAGCAATGAGGAAGATAGGCAGGGACTAGTGCGCAGCTTGTTCGATGAAATCGTGTATGACCTGGACACGCAGCGGATCGTGGACTTCCGGCTTAAGCCGTGGGCCGATCGTTATGTGGTGTTGCGTGCGGCGTTGTATGAAGAAGACGATGGGGAAGGGGATGGTACTACATCTGGAGCGGGCGACTTTGGAGATGCCGATGCGCCTCAGGCAACTTTGTCTACCAATGAGGCAGCCGGTGAACTGGAGTCCCCTATGGGGCATAAATCGCTCGTGGTCTTGAGACCCGAGCGATTGTGTTTCTCAGGGCTGTGTTCCCCGCTTACTCCGCTTTCGTCGTCGCTCGACTCATCGCCTGAATTGTCATCATTGGGCGGAAGTGCAGCCCCGTCATCATCCCCATACAACGCCGCGCGAAGCTCCAAGAATCGACTGGCCCAGGGCTTGAGGCTGAAGTCTACAATCTGCTGCTTGTCTAGGTCGTAG
- a CDS encoding helix-turn-helix domain-containing protein gives MNQPFNDDYARLEGIAALTRREVGTRIREAREQLGMSQAKLAEVLSRRQAYISEMETGKTEPNATMLVQLAYVLKKPVAYFFPDYFRAFEPEEHEPNRLSIEERELIGRLRRMGGFFSHSLGIHMLNALMDYDEKMLDARVGRLPTEEELEEQAWIQEMEELENARYREYLEQTGVIEETEDEASLRDSPESDGTDENG, from the coding sequence ATGAACCAGCCGTTCAATGACGATTATGCAAGGCTTGAAGGAATAGCCGCACTAACTCGACGCGAAGTTGGTACAAGAATCCGAGAGGCGCGAGAACAACTTGGGATGAGTCAGGCCAAGCTTGCAGAAGTATTGTCGCGCAGGCAAGCTTACATCTCGGAAATGGAGACTGGTAAAACGGAGCCGAACGCCACAATGCTTGTGCAGCTTGCTTACGTACTCAAGAAGCCAGTTGCATATTTTTTTCCAGATTATTTTCGAGCCTTTGAGCCAGAAGAGCATGAACCGAATCGACTCTCAATTGAAGAGCGAGAGCTTATAGGACGCCTTCGACGAATGGGAGGCTTTTTTAGTCATAGCCTCGGAATCCACATGCTTAATGCTCTCATGGACTATGACGAAAAGATGCTCGATGCACGTGTTGGCAGACTTCCGACAGAAGAGGAATTGGAGGAGCAAGCGTGGATTCAGGAGATGGAAGAGCTTGAGAACGCTAGATACCGGGAGTATTTGGAACAGACAGGAGTTATTGAAGAAACTGAGGACGAGGCATCCCTTAGGGATTCGCCGGAATCTGATGGGACAGATGAGAATGGCTAG
- a CDS encoding reverse transcriptase domain-containing protein, whose translation MDLFEQITSFNNLWTAWIKAQYYSSTMAPYFDRSGYQYIEKYIDEVLLSVREQIQAETFVSSPLQIVRVPKGSESRLLYFQCPIDSIVTQAIINVIGPLFEASFSNSSYGHRLAIGDTESRETFEPWQQAYSTYVSKARTFVSQDFSSWYHITDVKDFYPSVNLDILLGQIALKVKDPRVLDLIRGILEMTFLNEKEVETTVRGLPPGTIYGHFFANVYLDVLDGRMSDMTSGYVRYVDDVTFVCDTEESLEVAIIAFQNELAKLGLRSNLTKTNSYPISQPNYLFEHTRKLKYDLRFGVIEELSAQEKQASRAFNDLFLLAERQDDIEKIAQESAAFVVNFLRTTDAETLETVALTLLETGITRASTLRAVLAAAMRCNLVNPSIRFLRFVEDSTNLEKLTFLQLLPYFENIDDVIIQLLFENWLKNDNYLVRASIFDALYGIGYHLQSETLVDFLEKEESAYVGTRIVQCLEFCEPTPSWMIFPNLLALPDLKIRTVLLYVIERLFEAGTFNRDDFSSLAPTLFTTVTAGDESLIRLLSLTISYGKSSDIQQAYLALRKAIREDVSSVIFPKVAASLGRASDYAALQQLNEALVNLNLLRSRDEALDQAIRVDDPKLDKDFQEQLRRYEQPRGSCPPIQEISDAFRGAYGNLSDYAGYVCRYYDCGNGLRGTVEIIDIDRLLGSTIFSSLADWWTYIEALEQDGIIDVYAKGSCPNDDKRIYCIYRIPEGFVSIQEWLSDRNTPPSEEDITGLMDLLVTILEGTQARGFLFQGINPWNTLYAQDKCKFLNIGYALRNPIYHCKSINCKWHLTSTAEIGPTTATYFLGLMLSEVLLLDCPVKAINFHQQNREKNYLRKMLQAPKLTPHFYSILGRLLASPSSRYSFLGPLEEDIEFLLKFQRSYHSLQSSLQLHEQDGFLKQYELFDYVQFRFQVANRNPRYADASMLGRTKHLITSLSYDVQYLDSSLAQFWKTASLPLPMHMFPKYLIVNWLSPESRHLLCLAAGWEELTRDVYSKLGEAPRAPISNILAIYALYEELCAVTHSTLMHSRFLKEIPSVEELKRLRDFSGGTEAMDENFQIVWTNTNGQQLLESPYNIRRLGEIVNIIKLFYEDASVHFSETDFAPSINTLTFLLFYEIYRPRITSEKSSDSSNTSILHIEQERSKTLSYPKIWALIQLPSELEQTLGELLSNSAKLFETDRNHWLNMGLVINELRNLSPSRRLSAELGNYQPIEQQGYLILKFFPYWFRHRDYGFRVPEVYASGTLTKERDKTRNIRVDSLAFENKRYICAVLSVPRYFSSITSTPNRFALIVHSFLREYHSKLRIGIPLLFSLLATLGLFINSTYDIRNIPSSLAFIILLFTSPLWSIAPDVLLKTLELVIKPEHTQDIRPR comes from the coding sequence ATGGATCTGTTTGAACAAATCACTTCCTTTAACAATCTGTGGACGGCTTGGATTAAGGCCCAGTATTATTCATCGACCATGGCACCATACTTCGATAGAAGCGGATATCAATATATTGAGAAGTACATTGATGAGGTGCTGCTATCGGTAAGGGAACAAATCCAAGCCGAGACTTTCGTTTCAAGCCCGCTTCAAATTGTTCGCGTTCCTAAAGGTTCCGAAAGTCGATTGCTGTATTTCCAATGCCCGATTGATAGCATTGTGACACAGGCAATCATAAACGTTATAGGTCCACTGTTCGAAGCTAGTTTTTCGAACTCAAGTTATGGACATCGTCTAGCAATTGGTGACACTGAGAGTCGCGAGACTTTTGAGCCCTGGCAGCAAGCATATAGCACATATGTGTCGAAAGCCAGAACATTTGTATCCCAAGATTTTAGTTCGTGGTATCACATCACGGATGTGAAAGACTTTTATCCATCCGTAAATCTGGATATCTTGCTCGGGCAAATTGCCCTGAAGGTAAAGGATCCTCGAGTACTAGACCTCATTCGGGGTATTCTCGAAATGACCTTCTTGAATGAGAAGGAAGTGGAAACAACAGTTCGAGGACTTCCCCCCGGGACAATTTATGGACATTTTTTCGCAAATGTCTATCTTGATGTACTTGACGGGCGAATGTCGGATATGACAAGTGGGTACGTACGTTATGTCGACGACGTAACCTTTGTTTGTGACACGGAAGAATCGCTCGAGGTAGCCATAATCGCGTTTCAGAATGAATTAGCTAAGTTAGGATTGAGATCTAATCTAACTAAAACCAATTCTTACCCAATTTCCCAACCTAACTACTTGTTTGAGCATACTCGGAAACTAAAGTACGATCTTCGCTTTGGGGTAATTGAAGAGCTTAGCGCTCAAGAAAAGCAAGCATCGCGGGCATTCAATGATTTGTTCCTGTTGGCAGAGCGCCAGGATGATATTGAGAAAATTGCGCAAGAGAGTGCCGCTTTCGTCGTAAACTTTTTAAGAACCACAGATGCCGAAACTCTTGAAACCGTAGCATTGACACTTCTGGAAACTGGTATCACACGCGCATCAACTTTGCGTGCAGTGTTAGCTGCTGCTATGCGATGTAATTTGGTGAACCCGTCAATTCGGTTTTTGCGCTTTGTAGAAGATTCAACGAATCTTGAAAAGCTCACGTTTCTTCAGCTGTTACCTTACTTTGAAAACATTGACGATGTTATTATCCAGTTGCTATTCGAAAACTGGTTGAAAAACGACAACTATCTGGTAAGAGCTAGCATTTTTGATGCACTTTATGGAATCGGTTATCACTTACAATCGGAAACTCTCGTTGATTTTCTCGAAAAAGAAGAGTCTGCTTACGTTGGTACCCGGATCGTCCAGTGTCTGGAATTCTGCGAACCAACTCCCAGTTGGATGATATTTCCCAATCTTCTCGCTCTACCAGACCTCAAAATCAGGACGGTCCTTCTCTATGTGATAGAGCGTCTATTCGAGGCGGGCACTTTTAACCGAGACGATTTCAGTTCGCTTGCACCGACTCTGTTTACTACTGTTACTGCGGGTGACGAAAGCCTTATTCGCCTACTATCCTTGACGATATCTTACGGTAAATCTAGCGATATTCAACAGGCGTATCTAGCTTTGCGAAAGGCAATCCGGGAGGATGTAAGTTCGGTTATTTTTCCGAAAGTTGCTGCATCCCTGGGCCGCGCTTCGGATTATGCGGCGTTGCAACAACTGAACGAAGCTCTAGTGAATTTAAACTTGCTCCGTTCTCGTGATGAGGCATTAGATCAAGCCATTCGCGTCGATGATCCTAAGCTAGACAAGGATTTTCAGGAACAACTACGACGCTACGAACAACCGCGTGGTAGTTGTCCTCCTATACAGGAAATAAGCGATGCGTTTCGCGGTGCTTACGGGAATTTGTCAGATTACGCAGGATATGTGTGTAGATATTACGATTGCGGCAATGGGTTGCGTGGTACCGTGGAAATCATAGATATTGATAGACTGTTGGGGTCTACGATATTCAGTTCTCTAGCAGACTGGTGGACCTATATTGAAGCGCTTGAACAGGATGGTATTATCGACGTTTATGCGAAAGGTTCGTGTCCAAATGATGACAAACGAATTTATTGTATCTATCGTATTCCAGAAGGATTCGTGAGTATTCAAGAATGGCTTTCCGATCGAAATACACCTCCCAGTGAGGAAGATATAACCGGATTAATGGATTTACTCGTTACAATACTGGAAGGAACGCAAGCTCGCGGCTTTCTATTTCAGGGCATCAACCCTTGGAATACTTTGTATGCGCAAGACAAATGCAAGTTCCTGAATATCGGCTACGCTCTTAGAAATCCGATATATCACTGTAAATCAATTAACTGCAAGTGGCATTTAACCTCCACGGCTGAAATTGGGCCAACAACAGCCACTTACTTTTTAGGCTTAATGTTATCCGAGGTCTTGTTGTTGGATTGCCCGGTTAAGGCGATAAATTTCCATCAACAAAACCGGGAAAAGAATTATCTCCGAAAGATGCTTCAGGCTCCCAAGCTTACACCGCACTTCTACAGCATTTTGGGGCGACTGCTAGCATCGCCGTCCTCGCGGTATTCTTTTCTTGGCCCACTCGAAGAGGATATCGAATTCCTGTTGAAATTTCAGCGTTCTTATCATTCATTGCAAAGCTCCCTGCAACTTCACGAACAAGACGGTTTTCTGAAGCAGTATGAACTATTCGACTATGTACAATTCCGCTTTCAGGTAGCAAATCGAAATCCTAGATACGCGGATGCATCTATGTTGGGGCGAACCAAACATTTGATTACGTCCCTTTCCTATGATGTCCAGTATCTAGACAGTTCGCTTGCACAATTCTGGAAAACCGCCTCGTTGCCACTTCCGATGCACATGTTCCCAAAGTACTTGATCGTAAATTGGCTTAGTCCAGAATCAAGGCATTTGCTCTGTTTGGCTGCCGGTTGGGAAGAACTAACCAGGGATGTTTACTCGAAGTTAGGTGAGGCTCCGAGAGCTCCTATAAGCAATATATTGGCAATATATGCTTTATATGAGGAACTGTGCGCTGTCACCCATAGTACTTTGATGCATAGCCGGTTCCTCAAGGAGATTCCATCTGTTGAAGAGCTAAAGAGACTCCGTGATTTTAGTGGAGGAACAGAAGCCATGGACGAGAATTTCCAGATCGTATGGACTAACACCAATGGCCAGCAGCTTCTGGAAAGCCCATATAACATTAGAAGGCTTGGGGAGATTGTTAACATAATAAAGCTTTTCTATGAGGACGCATCAGTACATTTTTCTGAGACAGACTTTGCTCCAAGCATAAATACGCTTACCTTCTTGCTTTTCTATGAAATCTACCGCCCACGTATCACTTCAGAAAAGAGTAGCGATTCAAGCAATACTTCCATCCTTCACATCGAACAAGAGAGGAGCAAGACTTTATCTTATCCGAAAATATGGGCCTTAATTCAACTGCCGTCTGAACTAGAACAGACTCTAGGAGAGCTTTTAAGCAATAGTGCAAAGCTCTTTGAAACGGATCGGAATCACTGGCTGAACATGGGTTTAGTTATTAATGAATTAAGAAACTTATCACCCTCGCGTAGGCTTTCTGCAGAATTAGGTAATTATCAGCCCATTGAACAACAAGGTTATCTTATTCTAAAGTTCTTCCCATACTGGTTTCGGCATCGCGATTATGGTTTCAGAGTTCCTGAAGTTTATGCTTCCGGCACGCTTACAAAAGAACGAGACAAGACTCGAAATATCCGTGTAGATAGCCTTGCCTTCGAAAATAAACGATATATATGCGCCGTCTTGTCAGTTCCGCGTTATTTCTCATCCATAACTTCAACCCCTAATAGGTTTGCGTTGATTGTTCATTCATTTCTTCGAGAGTATCATTCGAAGCTACGGATTGGAATTCCACTATTATTTTCGCTTCTCGCCACCCTTGGCCTATTTATCAATTCAACCTACGATATTAGAAACATACCCAGCAGCTTGGCGTTTATAATCCTACTATTTACCTCTCCCCTTTGGAGTATCGCGCCTGACGTTCTCTTAAAGACCCTCGAACTGGTCATTAAGCCCGAGCATACTCAAGACATTCGGCCAAGGTAA
- a CDS encoding sigma factor-like helix-turn-helix DNA-binding protein, with protein sequence MPCPIGAVGAKNAHSLSGPSSPVAKILAQLNSGPSKCKPALTTRERNSIIRARYTAGDSQAELARQFGISYQRVHQIINSNRA encoded by the coding sequence ATGCCATGCCCCATAGGGGCTGTCGGGGCCAAAAACGCTCATTCGTTGAGCGGTCCATCTTCACCAGTCGCCAAAATTCTCGCGCAGCTTAATTCGGGTCCCTCAAAGTGCAAACCGGCTCTAACAACACGCGAACGCAACAGCATCATCCGTGCTCGATACACTGCTGGTGACTCACAGGCAGAACTCGCGCGGCAGTTCGGAATTTCATATCAGCGAGTGCACCAGATTATCAACAGCAATAGAGCTTAA